A stretch of Kyrpidia spormannii DNA encodes these proteins:
- a CDS encoding CoxG family protein: MRTYGGEYTLELPREKVWEFMTDPHRVGPCIPDLLELKVESENRFNARVKVGVGPVRGKFDLTCELSVIEPGVVMALPIKGGGMGSGVEMNVEVRLTDVENGTLLKWQCDAVISGPIASLGGRLIDGEARKIIQKVFANFQKALLAAAAEAEAAVADAAAPEEG, encoded by the coding sequence ATGCGAACATATGGAGGAGAATATACCCTTGAGCTGCCGAGGGAAAAGGTTTGGGAGTTTATGACCGATCCCCATCGAGTGGGGCCTTGTATTCCCGATTTGCTCGAATTGAAGGTCGAGAGTGAGAATCGTTTTAACGCTCGCGTAAAGGTGGGCGTCGGACCTGTGCGCGGCAAGTTTGACCTGACCTGTGAACTGTCCGTGATAGAACCGGGAGTGGTGATGGCCCTCCCGATTAAGGGAGGGGGCATGGGCAGCGGGGTCGAGATGAATGTGGAAGTCAGGCTCACTGACGTGGAGAACGGAACCCTTCTGAAATGGCAGTGCGATGCCGTGATCAGCGGACCGATCGCCAGCCTCGGCGGGCGGCTGATTGATGGAGAAGCGCGTAAAATCATTCAAAAGGTATTCGCAAATTTTCAAAAGGCCCTGCTCGCTGCGGCGGCGGAAGCGGAGGCCGCCGTGGCGGACGCGGCCGCACCGGAGGAAGGTTGA
- a CDS encoding vWA domain-containing protein, whose amino-acid sequence MERLTADGIGGLTGDIVTQVTHFAPWLRNYGFRAGISETLTAIAALVELNLDRMDEVCNAFRAIYSRTPAEWGIFPSLFERYFCGRGVRLKQKRRLQPDESVGGTDTGRRVERPTAETVQGFLAGYHPDTGERFALRADDRVLKEVVHLTRLAVRTMNAPRGRKWRSRGREKIDLRQTMRSALRRAGEPFVLKMRRRRPDRPRIVLALDISGSMKPYAPFLTSLAWSFTRARARTQIFLFSTRLLRVTSLIARKGVSGIPSSDLPGMRGGTRIGGALEQLLRRYPGLLHRHTCVIIASDGYDAGHPERMHSSMRDLADRAGRVVWINPLLGEPGYEPTSTGMSMALPYINAFVDVHDVATWKKAILGGVMRGAAPQAAPLKRQP is encoded by the coding sequence ATGGAACGCCTGACCGCTGACGGGATTGGCGGGTTGACAGGCGACATCGTCACGCAGGTGACCCACTTCGCGCCTTGGCTGCGAAACTATGGATTTCGCGCCGGGATTTCGGAAACGTTGACCGCCATCGCCGCCCTGGTAGAATTGAACCTTGACCGCATGGACGAAGTCTGCAACGCCTTTCGGGCGATTTACTCCCGAACACCCGCCGAATGGGGCATCTTTCCGAGTTTGTTCGAACGATACTTTTGTGGTCGGGGAGTTCGACTGAAGCAGAAGCGCCGCCTGCAACCGGATGAATCGGTCGGCGGAACCGACACCGGTCGGCGGGTGGAGCGTCCGACGGCGGAAACGGTGCAGGGGTTTCTCGCCGGATATCATCCGGACACTGGTGAGCGGTTCGCATTGCGGGCGGACGATCGGGTGTTAAAGGAGGTCGTTCATCTCACCCGGTTGGCGGTGCGTACGATGAACGCACCGCGCGGCCGCAAGTGGCGATCCCGGGGAAGGGAGAAAATCGATTTGCGCCAAACCATGCGGAGCGCCCTGCGCCGCGCCGGAGAGCCCTTCGTCCTGAAAATGCGCCGGCGCCGTCCCGACAGGCCGCGAATTGTCCTGGCCCTCGACATTTCCGGCTCCATGAAGCCCTATGCGCCGTTTCTCACGTCTCTTGCCTGGTCGTTCACCCGGGCCCGGGCGCGCACGCAAATCTTTCTCTTTTCCACGCGGCTGCTGCGGGTGACGTCGCTCATCGCCCGCAAAGGGGTTTCGGGCATTCCATCATCCGATCTGCCGGGAATGAGAGGCGGCACCCGGATTGGCGGAGCGTTGGAACAATTGCTTCGGCGGTATCCCGGTTTGCTCCATCGCCACACGTGCGTCATCATCGCGTCGGATGGCTATGATGCCGGCCATCCGGAGCGCATGCACAGCTCCATGCGCGACCTGGCGGACCGAGCGGGACGCGTGGTGTGGATCAATCCCCTGCTCGGCGAGCCGGGATATGAGCCGACTTCGACGGGGATGTCGATGGCGTTGCCGTACATCAACGCCTTTGTCGATGTCCACGATGTGGCGACTTGGAAAAAAGCGATACTGGGCGGGGTAATGCGAGGAGCGGCGCCCCAAGCCGCCCCGTTGAAGCGTCAACCATGA
- a CDS encoding XdhC family protein, with product MEHLEGTRHRRVISIAILDGGGKARRFWCRRAKRMDNLRETAKSLDERAEPYVMVTVVRRKRPSSATVGDKAIVTADGEMKGFVGGHCTRDLVIGQAQECLRTGESKLVLVTSQPPGRVEEDVTVLSMTCASEGTVELFLEPKNMDPPLIIVGTSPIALALEEWAPRFALAPLRISLEEAAPGGVADEPPTRLRNQLDLHTGTAAYGVVATMGVYDVDGLLALSALPLRYLGLVTSPKRWTAMRTDLTAAGASSEFIDFVTAPAGFDIGALGPQEIALSILAQIVERRRRHAQVRWRGQSAEGHPEPDEAADSRELAAPRQVIDPVCGMTVDLEKSPHRLVLDGTIYGFCCAGCRDRFARDPEAYLSHA from the coding sequence ATGGAGCATCTTGAGGGAACACGGCATCGACGAGTGATTTCGATCGCCATCCTGGACGGAGGAGGGAAGGCCCGGCGGTTTTGGTGCCGCCGGGCCAAACGGATGGACAATCTCAGGGAGACTGCGAAAAGCTTGGATGAACGGGCCGAACCGTATGTCATGGTGACGGTGGTCCGCCGCAAGAGGCCCAGTTCGGCGACGGTCGGCGATAAAGCCATTGTGACGGCGGACGGCGAGATGAAAGGCTTTGTCGGCGGCCATTGTACGCGGGATCTGGTGATCGGCCAAGCGCAGGAGTGCCTGCGCACCGGCGAGAGCAAACTCGTGCTGGTCACGTCACAGCCGCCTGGCCGGGTGGAGGAAGATGTGACGGTCCTGTCCATGACGTGCGCATCCGAAGGCACGGTGGAACTGTTTCTGGAACCCAAGAACATGGATCCCCCGCTGATCATTGTGGGAACGTCCCCGATCGCCCTCGCCCTGGAAGAATGGGCTCCCCGATTCGCCCTGGCGCCGCTCCGGATCTCTCTGGAAGAGGCGGCACCCGGCGGCGTTGCGGACGAACCGCCGACCAGGCTGCGCAATCAACTGGATCTTCACACCGGCACGGCGGCCTATGGCGTGGTGGCCACGATGGGGGTATACGATGTCGACGGACTGCTGGCCCTGTCCGCCCTGCCGCTCCGGTACCTGGGCTTGGTCACCAGCCCGAAACGCTGGACGGCCATGCGCACCGATCTCACGGCAGCAGGTGCTTCGAGCGAATTCATCGACTTCGTCACAGCACCCGCGGGGTTCGATATCGGCGCCCTGGGGCCCCAAGAGATCGCCCTCAGCATTCTGGCCCAAATCGTGGAGCGCCGCCGCCGCCACGCCCAAGTGCGCTGGCGGGGACAATCGGCCGAAGGGCATCCGGAACCCGACGAGGCCGCGGACAGCCGAGAGCTTGCGGCCCCCCGACAAGTGATCGATCCGGTGTGCGGAATGACCGTGGACTTGGAAAAGTCTCCTCACCGTCTGGTGTTGGACGGAACGATCTACGGGTTTTGCTGCGCCGGGTGTCGGGACCGTTTTGCGCGCGATCCGGAAGCCTATCTGAGCCACGCTTGA
- a CDS encoding XdhC family protein, whose translation MSRIDEAREMFARIEQAWSDGERTALLTITQVKGSAYRLPGAKMMMTEKGKMLGTLSGGCLESDLYGWAEKAIEEGKPRLVHYDLSESELWSLGIGCKGTMEVAIFPVHSSDPFWQSVREAVAQDRVISLAIELPTGVRVAFEGTNPIAGDRDALPEVVAQQLMQRVWSRTRAEVAVVDGRRFYVDTMRPSERLIICGAGHDAVPVAALAAKCGFRVTVLDPRKEFNGTGRFPAAEHLVVEPDQADPAQLSASWWVIMNHLQLRDEAALRLALQAHPKFVGVLGPVSRTQEMLSNIGADFDSGPIHAPIGLDIGAETIDEVAVSIVSELLAVRSGRLGESLHGREKIHG comes from the coding sequence GTGTCAAGGATCGATGAAGCGCGCGAGATGTTTGCCCGTATAGAACAGGCCTGGTCGGACGGAGAACGAACCGCTCTGTTGACGATTACCCAGGTGAAAGGCTCGGCTTATCGCCTTCCCGGCGCCAAAATGATGATGACGGAAAAAGGGAAGATGCTGGGAACCCTCAGCGGCGGTTGCCTCGAGTCGGACCTCTACGGATGGGCGGAAAAAGCCATTGAGGAAGGCAAACCCCGCCTCGTCCATTATGATCTCAGTGAAAGCGAGTTGTGGTCCCTCGGGATTGGTTGCAAAGGAACCATGGAAGTCGCCATTTTTCCCGTTCATTCCTCGGATCCGTTTTGGCAATCGGTGCGGGAGGCCGTGGCCCAAGATCGCGTCATCTCGTTGGCCATCGAACTGCCGACCGGGGTCCGCGTCGCATTTGAAGGCACGAATCCAATTGCCGGAGATAGGGACGCGTTGCCAGAAGTCGTCGCGCAGCAATTGATGCAGCGCGTATGGAGTCGGACGAGGGCGGAGGTCGCCGTTGTCGATGGCAGGCGCTTTTACGTCGACACGATGCGGCCGAGCGAACGGCTGATCATCTGCGGTGCGGGCCACGATGCGGTGCCCGTGGCGGCTCTCGCCGCCAAGTGCGGGTTTCGTGTCACCGTGCTCGATCCGCGCAAAGAATTTAACGGGACCGGCCGTTTTCCCGCGGCCGAACACCTGGTGGTCGAACCGGATCAAGCGGATCCTGCGCAACTGTCCGCCAGCTGGTGGGTGATCATGAACCACCTGCAATTGCGAGACGAAGCGGCGTTGCGTTTGGCGCTGCAAGCCCATCCCAAGTTCGTCGGCGTACTGGGTCCCGTGTCGCGAACCCAGGAAATGCTGAGCAATATCGGGGCCGACTTCGACAGCGGTCCGATCCATGCTCCCATTGGACTGGATATAGGCGCAGAAACGATCGACGAAGTGGCGGTCTCGATTGTGTCGGAATTGCTCGCCGTGCGATCCGGCCGATTGGGAGAATCCCTGCATGGGCGGGAGAAAATTCATGGTTGA
- a CDS encoding AAA family ATPase: MNEQVRRLQEELREANYVVDEGLATVLHLAQRLARPLLLEGPAGVGKTALAKALATVRSINLVRLQCYEGLDASQALYDWDYPKQLLTARAAFSDGTVNQAALYSEPFLIERPLLRALRERPAPVLLIDEVDRADEEFEALLLEFLSEFQLTIPELGTFRADEPPMVLLTSNRTRDLSDALRRRCLYVWVDYPSLEQEADIVSLHVPRIAPELAKQIARAVRRLRKLSLLKPPGLAESIDFAKALMELEAQELNEGVIRVTLGCLLKTQEDLDLVRERGLDVLWNA, from the coding sequence ATGAACGAGCAGGTGCGCCGACTGCAAGAGGAATTGCGGGAGGCAAACTATGTGGTTGACGAAGGGCTGGCCACTGTCCTGCACTTGGCACAGCGGCTGGCCCGTCCGCTGTTATTGGAAGGCCCTGCAGGTGTGGGAAAAACGGCCCTGGCGAAAGCGCTCGCCACCGTTCGCTCAATAAACCTCGTTCGCCTGCAGTGCTACGAAGGACTGGATGCGAGCCAGGCGTTGTACGACTGGGATTACCCCAAACAGCTGCTGACGGCGCGCGCGGCTTTCTCGGACGGTACCGTGAACCAGGCGGCCCTTTACAGCGAGCCATTTCTCATCGAGCGCCCGCTTCTGCGGGCCCTGCGGGAAAGGCCGGCTCCGGTGCTGCTGATTGACGAAGTGGATCGGGCCGATGAAGAATTCGAGGCGCTGTTGCTGGAATTTCTGTCGGAATTCCAATTGACCATTCCCGAGTTGGGAACGTTCCGCGCCGATGAACCTCCGATGGTATTGTTGACCTCCAATCGCACCCGGGACCTGTCGGACGCCCTGCGTCGGCGCTGTCTGTACGTTTGGGTCGATTACCCGTCTTTGGAACAGGAGGCGGACATTGTCTCTTTACATGTGCCGCGGATCGCGCCCGAACTTGCGAAGCAGATCGCGCGCGCCGTGCGGAGGTTGCGCAAGTTGTCCTTGCTCAAGCCCCCGGGACTGGCGGAATCGATCGATTTTGCCAAGGCACTGATGGAATTAGAAGCGCAGGAATTGAACGAAGGAGTGATCCGGGTGACCCTCGGATGTTTGTTAAAAACCCAGGAAGACCTGGACCTTGTGCGGGAGAGGGGGCTCGACGTGCTATGGAACGCCTGA